From the genome of Maribacter algicola, one region includes:
- the panB gene encoding 3-methyl-2-oxobutanoate hydroxymethyltransferase — protein sequence MSTAKKEYKRITVKSLVEMKSNGEKISMLTAYDYSMAKIVDAAMVDVILVGDSASNVMAGHETTLPITLDQMIYHASSVIRAVERALVVVDLPFGSYQSDPKEALRSAIRIMKESGAHAVKVEGGLEIKESVKRILAAGIPVMGHLGLTPQSIYKFGTYTVRAKEEEEAQKLMEDAAMLEKLGCFSIVLEKIPANLTKKVSEQLTIPTIGIGGGKYADGQVLVVHDLLGMTHEFNPRFLRRYMNLYEEMGNAISNYVQDVKSMDFPNDDEQY from the coding sequence ATGTCTACTGCAAAAAAGGAATACAAAAGGATAACGGTAAAATCGCTGGTCGAAATGAAAAGCAATGGGGAAAAAATATCTATGCTTACGGCCTACGACTACTCCATGGCAAAAATAGTGGATGCGGCCATGGTCGACGTTATTCTGGTGGGCGATTCCGCTAGCAATGTCATGGCGGGACATGAAACTACCTTGCCCATTACCTTGGACCAAATGATATATCATGCTTCATCGGTTATCCGGGCAGTAGAAAGGGCTTTGGTGGTTGTGGACCTGCCTTTTGGTAGTTATCAAAGTGACCCAAAAGAAGCCTTGCGCTCTGCCATAAGAATCATGAAGGAAAGTGGTGCCCATGCCGTAAAAGTGGAAGGCGGATTGGAAATAAAGGAATCCGTAAAGCGTATTTTGGCAGCAGGAATCCCGGTCATGGGCCATTTAGGACTTACACCGCAGTCCATTTATAAATTTGGGACATACACGGTAAGGGCCAAAGAAGAAGAGGAGGCCCAAAAGTTGATGGAGGATGCCGCCATGTTGGAAAAACTGGGTTGTTTTAGTATTGTATTGGAAAAAATTCCGGCCAATCTGACCAAAAAAGTTTCGGAACAATTGACCATCCCCACCATTGGTATTGGTGGCGGGAAATATGCCGATGGACAAGTGTTGGTCGTACATGACCTTTTAGGTATGACCCACGAGTTTAATCCAAGGTTTTTAAGACGTTATATGAACCTTTACGAGGAAATGGGCAATGCCATTTCAAATTACGTACAGGACGTCAAAAGCATGGATTTTCCAAACGACGACGAACAATACTGA
- the lspA gene encoding signal peptidase II codes for MKPSRKILFSRFLIITLVLLNIGCDQVSKKVVRENISYQEYIPLIKDHFILTNVENTGAMLGFGANFPPVLKRILFQALPLIVLLILLYRMLTKIHTNKWMSLAFAFVIGGGIGNLIDRIALGSVTDFFQIRLGFFKTGIFNMADVAVTTGVLLILFLGLFGKRITI; via the coding sequence ATGAAACCAAGTAGAAAAATACTTTTTAGTCGGTTTTTAATTATAACGTTAGTCCTACTCAATATAGGTTGTGACCAAGTCTCCAAAAAGGTGGTACGTGAAAATATTTCATATCAGGAATATATACCTTTGATAAAAGATCATTTTATCCTTACCAATGTGGAGAATACCGGGGCCATGTTGGGATTTGGGGCGAACTTCCCTCCTGTCCTAAAACGTATTTTGTTTCAAGCACTCCCGTTAATCGTACTTCTGATCTTATTATACAGGATGCTGACTAAAATCCACACCAACAAATGGATGAGCTTGGCTTTTGCCTTTGTAATTGGAGGAGGTATTGGAAACCTAATCGATAGGATTGCCCTGGGATCGGTAACGGATTTCTTCCAAATTAGGTTGGGCTTTTTTAAAACAGGTATTTTCAACATGGCCGATGTGGCCGTAACTACAGGGGTTCTTCTTATCTTGTTTTTAGGTCTTTTTGGTAAAAGAATTACCATTTAA
- a CDS encoding 2-isopropylmalate synthase: protein MSKDIVQIFDTTLRDGEQVPGCKLDMEQKLVIAERLDELGVNIIEAGFPISSPGDFKSVESIAKLVKNATVCGLTRAVKKDIEVAAEALKYAKKPRIHTGIGTSDSHIKHKFNSNRDAIIERAVEAVGYAKKFVEDIEFYAEDAGRTDNEFLARVCEAVIKAGATVLNIPDTTGYCLPEEYGAKMKYLKENVKGIEKAILSCHCHNDLGLATANSIAGVINGARQIECTINGIGERAGNTSLEEVVMIMRQHPSLNLDTTINSQLLYDTSKMVSNKMGMVVQPNKAIVGANAFAHSSGIHQDGVIKNRETYEIIDPAEVGVTESSIVLTARSGRAALAYRAKLVGYELTKTQLDKVYDQFLNFADRKKEILDADIHDIIEASNVNLQSIP from the coding sequence ATGAGCAAAGATATAGTACAAATTTTTGATACTACACTTAGGGATGGAGAGCAGGTTCCAGGTTGCAAATTGGACATGGAGCAAAAGTTAGTGATAGCTGAAAGGTTGGATGAACTTGGTGTAAATATTATAGAGGCAGGATTTCCAATTTCTAGTCCGGGTGATTTCAAATCGGTTGAAAGCATTGCAAAATTAGTCAAGAACGCTACGGTCTGTGGTCTTACCAGGGCAGTCAAAAAAGATATTGAAGTAGCTGCGGAAGCCCTTAAATATGCAAAAAAACCAAGGATACATACGGGAATAGGCACATCGGATTCCCACATAAAACATAAATTTAATTCCAATAGGGATGCCATAATTGAAAGAGCGGTCGAGGCCGTTGGCTATGCAAAGAAGTTTGTGGAGGATATTGAGTTTTATGCCGAGGATGCCGGTAGAACGGACAATGAATTCTTGGCGAGGGTCTGCGAAGCGGTTATTAAGGCCGGGGCAACTGTGCTAAACATTCCAGATACCACGGGGTACTGCCTTCCAGAGGAATATGGTGCCAAAATGAAATATTTAAAGGAAAACGTAAAAGGTATAGAGAAGGCCATTCTTTCCTGCCATTGCCACAACGATCTTGGTTTGGCTACGGCCAATTCCATAGCTGGGGTAATCAATGGAGCTAGACAAATAGAGTGTACTATCAATGGAATTGGAGAACGTGCAGGCAACACTTCTTTAGAGGAAGTTGTAATGATAATGAGGCAACACCCTAGCCTAAACCTGGACACCACCATCAATAGCCAGTTGCTTTATGATACCAGTAAAATGGTTTCAAACAAAATGGGAATGGTGGTCCAACCCAATAAGGCCATTGTTGGAGCCAACGCCTTTGCCCATAGCTCAGGAATTCACCAAGACGGCGTTATAAAAAACAGGGAAACCTATGAAATTATTGATCCTGCGGAGGTTGGTGTCACGGAATCTTCCATTGTTCTGACCGCTAGAAGTGGCAGGGCCGCCCTAGCCTATCGTGCAAAACTGGTAGGTTACGAATTGACCAAAACCCAATTGGATAAGGTATATGACCAATTCCTAAATTTTGCGGATAGGAAAAAGGAAATTCTTGATGCCGATATCCATGATATTATCGAGGCAAGCAACGTAAACCTTCAAAGTATACCGTAA
- a CDS encoding DUF4252 domain-containing protein has protein sequence MYKKISILFCFALFYNCGTYNSIDTFYNAHKNDAQVTAVRVPQFMLKLISGISPEMQSLIGNTRDLRYMKFPSTTPARTQFLNQQMNGITGNSFIEVYRKNDDLKRNVVSIREKRNSVKEILIYNNNAESGSFLYFNGDFDPIKVREMAQNNEFETLGNNVINEFAPGINPEN, from the coding sequence ATGTACAAGAAAATCAGTATACTTTTCTGCTTTGCCCTATTTTATAATTGTGGCACCTACAACTCCATAGACACGTTTTATAATGCCCATAAAAACGATGCCCAAGTAACGGCGGTAAGGGTACCCCAATTTATGTTGAAATTGATAAGTGGTATTTCCCCAGAAATGCAGTCCCTTATTGGAAACACGAGGGATTTGAGATATATGAAGTTTCCCAGTACAACGCCCGCTAGAACCCAATTTTTAAATCAGCAAATGAACGGGATTACCGGTAATTCCTTTATTGAGGTTTATAGAAAAAACGACGATTTAAAACGTAACGTGGTATCCATTCGTGAAAAAAGGAACAGTGTCAAGGAGATCCTCATTTATAATAACAACGCCGAATCGGGCTCTTTTTTGTATTTTAATGGGGATTTCGACCCAATAAAAGTTCGTGAGATGGCCCAGAACAATGAGTTTGAAACGTTGGGTAACAACGTAATCAATGAATTTGCCCCGGGCATCAATCCAGAGAATTGA
- a CDS encoding RluA family pseudouridine synthase, producing the protein MGSSEKILSTPKNLQVLFEDNHLIIINKRPGDIVQGDKTGDKPLSEVVKEYLKEKYNKPGNVYLGVVHRLDRPTSGLVVFAKTSKALPRLNKIFAEKNVKKTYWAVVKEVPPKKEDTLVHWLKRNPKQNKSFAYEKEIPDSKKAILDYRILKELNTFFLLEIDLKTGRHHQIRSQLAAINCPIKGDLKYGFPRSNKDASIHLHARRLEIVHPVKNETLTILAPLPTDPVWDACS; encoded by the coding sequence ATGGGCTCTTCTGAAAAGATATTGTCAACCCCCAAAAACCTACAAGTTTTATTTGAGGACAATCACCTTATCATTATCAACAAAAGACCCGGAGATATCGTTCAAGGGGATAAAACAGGAGATAAGCCCCTGAGCGAAGTGGTAAAGGAATACCTGAAGGAGAAATATAATAAACCCGGCAATGTTTATTTAGGGGTCGTACATCGGTTGGATAGGCCAACATCGGGATTAGTGGTTTTTGCAAAAACATCCAAGGCACTGCCAAGATTGAATAAAATATTTGCCGAGAAGAATGTTAAAAAGACCTATTGGGCCGTAGTAAAGGAAGTACCCCCTAAAAAGGAGGATACCTTGGTGCATTGGCTCAAAAGGAATCCGAAGCAAAACAAATCCTTCGCCTACGAGAAGGAAATTCCCGATAGTAAAAAAGCGATTCTCGATTACCGGATACTTAAGGAACTTAACACTTTTTTTCTTTTGGAAATCGATTTGAAAACCGGTCGGCACCATCAAATTCGCTCGCAATTGGCTGCCATTAACTGCCCCATAAAAGGGGATTTGAAATATGGTTTTCCCCGAAGTAATAAAGATGCAAGCATACATTTACATGCACGTAGACTTGAAATTGTCCATCCCGTAAAAAACGAAACTTTAACTATTTTAGCTCCTTTGCCTACAGATCCAGTTTGGGATGCCTGTTCATAA
- a CDS encoding ThuA domain-containing protein, whose protein sequence is MKRLFFPMLIAFLAFACKQEAKQNETIEEMAPTKLKALILDGQNNHYVWPKTTMMMKDYLEETNLFEVDIHRMDSVWLGIKYNESRPEPYTSFIEKYPLDSTKYGVSHQPIQSSHFSFDFEKYDVIISNLGADSPLWPETTRTNFEKYIANGGGLVVVHAANNAWGEWNEFNKMIALGAWGGRNESTGPYVYYNKSGELVHDEAEGVCGSHGPEYEFPVTTRAPEHPIMKGLPTTWMHTQDELYERMRGPFENATILATAFADVERNAPPWNPKVKGLGQNVPMLMAIDYGKGRVFHTTLGHFDYSMECVGFITTLQRGTEWAATGGVTQEIPADFPTENSTSARKWRID, encoded by the coding sequence ATGAAACGATTATTTTTCCCTATGTTGATTGCTTTCTTGGCATTCGCATGTAAGCAAGAAGCTAAACAAAACGAAACTATTGAGGAAATGGCCCCTACTAAATTAAAAGCCTTGATTTTGGATGGGCAGAACAATCATTATGTCTGGCCTAAGACCACCATGATGATGAAGGATTACCTAGAGGAAACCAATCTTTTTGAAGTGGACATCCATCGGATGGATTCCGTTTGGTTGGGTATAAAGTACAATGAATCCCGACCTGAACCCTACACTTCCTTTATCGAAAAATACCCTTTGGATTCTACCAAATACGGCGTTTCCCATCAGCCGATACAATCATCTCACTTCTCTTTCGATTTTGAAAAATACGATGTCATAATTTCCAATTTAGGTGCGGATTCCCCGCTATGGCCGGAAACTACAAGAACCAATTTTGAAAAGTACATCGCCAACGGTGGTGGTTTGGTCGTTGTGCATGCCGCCAATAATGCTTGGGGCGAATGGAACGAATTCAATAAAATGATTGCACTGGGGGCTTGGGGCGGTCGTAATGAAAGTACAGGTCCATACGTCTATTATAATAAGTCAGGAGAATTAGTGCACGATGAAGCTGAAGGTGTTTGCGGCTCCCATGGACCCGAATATGAATTCCCTGTTACGACACGTGCACCGGAACATCCCATAATGAAGGGCCTTCCTACCACATGGATGCATACTCAGGATGAATTGTACGAACGCATGCGCGGCCCTTTTGAGAATGCCACCATTCTAGCAACCGCTTTCGCCGATGTTGAACGAAATGCCCCGCCTTGGAATCCAAAGGTAAAAGGTCTGGGCCAAAATGTGCCGATGTTAATGGCTATTGACTATGGTAAAGGCAGGGTTTTTCACACTACTTTGGGACATTTTGATTATTCGATGGAATGTGTCGGGTTTATAACCACTCTGCAACGAGGTACAGAATGGGCGGCAACAGGTGGGGTGACTCAGGAAATACCAGCAGATTTCCCTACGGAGAATAGTACTTCAGCTAGAAAATGGAGGATTGATTAA
- the leuB gene encoding 3-isopropylmalate dehydrogenase: protein MHLEIAVLGGDGIGPEVVAQSLKCLRSVEETFGHTFKFKKALIGAEAIDKKGKPLPEDTLKICKNSDAILFGAIGMPKYDGNPDSKIWPEQGLLKLRKELDLFANIRPVKVFPALIKQSPLNKKLIKDTDLVIYRELSGGIYYGNKSMDSGTNIATDTCSYSEDEISRITHLAFKAAKNRRKKVTLVDKANVLETSRLWRRVVTSIAKSYPEIELETLFIDNAAVQMILNPSQFDVILTDNMFGDILSDQGSVLAGSIGLLPSASVGAEYAMFEPIHGSYPDAKDKNIANPVAAILSAGMLLQHFKLNEEADALVAAVLKSFSKKIVTPDIMGSSKYGTNYVGDFIADNIMEMDDNFNMNDENIDLGKSTII from the coding sequence ATGCATTTGGAAATAGCCGTACTGGGAGGCGATGGTATTGGCCCGGAAGTCGTAGCCCAATCCCTGAAGTGTTTACGTTCTGTTGAAGAAACTTTTGGACATACCTTCAAATTTAAAAAAGCGCTCATTGGTGCTGAAGCTATTGATAAAAAGGGCAAACCTCTTCCGGAGGACACCTTAAAGATTTGTAAAAATTCAGATGCTATCTTATTTGGAGCCATTGGAATGCCAAAATATGATGGCAACCCAGATTCTAAAATTTGGCCAGAACAAGGTCTATTGAAGCTGCGAAAGGAATTAGATCTTTTTGCGAATATTAGGCCAGTGAAAGTATTTCCTGCATTAATAAAGCAATCCCCTTTGAACAAAAAGTTGATTAAAGATACGGACCTTGTCATCTACAGGGAATTATCCGGAGGCATTTATTATGGAAACAAATCAATGGATTCAGGTACCAATATTGCTACGGATACCTGTTCCTATTCAGAGGATGAAATCAGTAGAATAACCCATTTGGCTTTTAAAGCGGCCAAAAATAGAAGAAAGAAGGTTACTTTGGTAGATAAGGCCAACGTACTTGAAACTTCCCGTTTGTGGAGAAGGGTGGTCACTTCCATTGCAAAGAGTTATCCTGAAATTGAACTGGAAACACTTTTTATAGACAACGCGGCGGTCCAAATGATTCTCAATCCCTCACAGTTCGATGTAATCCTAACCGACAATATGTTTGGGGATATTTTATCCGATCAAGGAAGTGTCCTTGCAGGTTCCATTGGCTTGCTTCCCTCAGCTTCCGTGGGCGCCGAATATGCCATGTTCGAACCTATTCACGGTTCCTATCCAGATGCCAAGGATAAGAACATAGCGAATCCTGTAGCGGCCATTCTAAGTGCCGGAATGTTGTTACAGCACTTTAAGCTCAATGAAGAGGCCGATGCATTGGTAGCAGCGGTGCTAAAATCGTTCTCTAAAAAAATCGTTACCCCAGATATTATGGGAAGTAGTAAATACGGTACCAATTATGTGGGCGACTTTATTGCGGACAATATAATGGAAATGGACGATAACTTCAATATGAACGATGAGAATATTGACTTGGGCAAATCTACCATCATTTAA
- a CDS encoding peroxiredoxin family protein → MRKAFIPILMLLFFACVPKDKMNQPKEGVWQARLTVKDNQILPFNFELKKTGSDTHQIKILNGEETILVDEITIEGDSILIKAPVFEGYIAAKLTNESMQGVFVIESLERMVPFEAEFGIEQRFSNVETSLTDVSGIWETEFSPVTEDSYMGKGIFTQKDGIVSGTFRTTTGDYRYLEGVMDKDSLKISAFDGAHAFLFQAKVTDSSMNGTFYSGNHFKELFVALRNENYELPSPDSLTFIKEGYDRFDFSFPNLDGEEISLSDPAFQNKVVIVQLMGSWCPNCLDESKFLVDYLQNHKNEDLAIIALAFEQAKTKERALQSIQRLKDKIGISYPILLAQYGSYDKEKAQQKLPMLNHVLSYPTTIFVDKKGAVRKIHTGFNGPATGNKYEEFKTEFNSFLQELLTE, encoded by the coding sequence ATGAGAAAAGCCTTTATTCCCATTTTAATGTTGCTGTTTTTTGCTTGTGTGCCAAAAGACAAAATGAACCAGCCCAAAGAAGGTGTTTGGCAAGCCAGACTGACTGTGAAGGATAATCAAATATTGCCCTTTAATTTTGAATTGAAAAAGACCGGAAGTGACACACACCAAATAAAAATATTAAACGGGGAGGAAACTATATTGGTGGATGAAATTACCATTGAAGGAGACTCCATACTGATCAAGGCACCGGTATTTGAGGGTTATATTGCCGCCAAGCTGACTAATGAATCGATGCAAGGCGTGTTTGTGATAGAGAGTTTGGAAAGAATGGTTCCCTTTGAAGCCGAGTTTGGAATCGAACAACGATTTTCCAATGTAGAGACTAGCCTTACAGATGTTAGCGGTATTTGGGAAACCGAATTCAGTCCAGTAACTGAGGATAGTTATATGGGTAAGGGCATCTTTACCCAAAAGGATGGAATCGTTTCTGGAACCTTTAGAACGACCACAGGGGACTATCGATATTTAGAAGGTGTCATGGACAAGGATTCCTTAAAGATATCCGCCTTTGATGGGGCGCACGCTTTCCTGTTTCAGGCAAAGGTTACTGACAGTTCCATGAACGGAACTTTTTATTCGGGAAATCATTTCAAGGAACTTTTTGTTGCCTTGAGAAACGAAAACTATGAACTCCCTAGTCCGGATTCCCTGACGTTTATAAAAGAGGGATATGATCGTTTCGATTTTTCCTTTCCCAATTTGGATGGGGAAGAAATATCCCTGTCAGACCCCGCTTTTCAAAATAAGGTTGTCATTGTGCAGCTAATGGGTTCATGGTGCCCCAACTGTCTAGATGAATCAAAATTCCTTGTCGACTATCTACAAAACCATAAAAATGAGGATTTGGCAATTATCGCACTCGCATTTGAGCAGGCGAAAACAAAAGAACGCGCTTTGCAGAGTATTCAAAGGCTTAAGGATAAAATTGGCATATCCTACCCAATCTTATTGGCACAATACGGAAGCTATGACAAGGAAAAGGCCCAGCAGAAATTGCCTATGTTGAACCATGTACTTTCCTATCCAACAACCATTTTCGTGGATAAAAAAGGGGCAGTGCGGAAAATACACACGGGATTCAATGGTCCCGCAACGGGAAATAAATACGAGGAATTTAAAACGGAATTCAATAGCTTTCTACAAGAATTATTGACCGAATAG
- a CDS encoding DMT family transporter, with product MNRSHASHLLEINLAMLFIATSGPLGRFVDLPVPVITGVRGIIAFLLLILFCRWRNISLKVKNGDIPLILVTGVLMAAHWLFYFYALQWSNVAIGMLSLFTYPVITAFLEPILLKSRLQKMHLLLGGLVLLGIYFLSPNFNLRDSNTLAILMGLVSAVSYALRNIILKLKVEKYQGTTLMVYQTGTITILMLPALFFTTPKEILGQWEGLLALGVLTTAIGHSLFLMTFKHFSITTVSILSSVQPIYGILIGALFLNEIPKATTLFGGALILSSVVIESFRASTKQEVNSLD from the coding sequence ATGAACCGTTCACATGCTTCCCATTTATTGGAAATCAATCTGGCAATGCTCTTTATTGCCACTTCGGGACCATTGGGAAGGTTTGTGGATTTACCAGTTCCCGTCATTACAGGAGTACGGGGAATTATTGCTTTCCTCCTGTTGATTCTTTTCTGTAGGTGGCGAAATATCTCGTTGAAGGTCAAAAATGGGGACATCCCATTGATACTCGTGACCGGTGTATTGATGGCCGCCCATTGGTTGTTTTACTTTTATGCCCTGCAATGGTCCAATGTTGCCATTGGCATGTTGTCATTATTTACATATCCTGTCATTACTGCCTTTTTGGAGCCGATTTTGTTGAAATCCAGACTACAAAAAATGCACCTACTTCTTGGTGGGCTGGTTCTGTTGGGCATTTATTTTCTAAGCCCCAATTTCAATTTACGGGATTCCAATACGCTGGCCATTTTAATGGGTTTGGTCTCGGCCGTATCCTATGCCTTACGGAATATTATATTAAAACTGAAGGTGGAAAAATACCAGGGTACCACTTTAATGGTCTATCAAACGGGGACGATTACGATTTTGATGTTACCAGCTTTGTTTTTTACCACTCCAAAGGAAATCTTGGGTCAGTGGGAAGGGCTTTTGGCCCTAGGGGTCCTAACCACGGCCATTGGCCATAGTCTCTTTCTCATGACATTCAAACATTTCAGTATCACAACCGTAAGCATTTTAAGCAGTGTCCAGCCTATTTATGGGATTCTAATCGGAGCCCTATTTTTGAATGAAATCCCAAAGGCTACGACCCTTTTTGGGGGAGCGCTGATATTAAGTTCCGTTGTTATAGAAAGTTTTCGAGCCTCCACGAAGCAAGAGGTCAATTCTCTGGATTGA
- a CDS encoding TIGR03915 family putative DNA repair protein: MTTTKTFIYDGSFNGFLTAVFAGFEQKLPFADIQKERLAQNGLFSETETIFTNIELAKRVWNGIKNRSNIAIKNIYFSFLSGERNMEPLLYQYIRKIMGSKYVASDFSDACILKISQTAQKVHREKHRMEAFVRFQLTKDGIYFANIEPDFDVLPLISKHFKERYADQPWIIYDLKRNYGLYYDLHGVEIITMDLSNGFGNSIQKSAAMTNEEYDYQDLWNNYFKSTNIKSRINKKLHTQHIPKRYWKYLSEKKEAV; encoded by the coding sequence ATGACAACAACAAAAACATTTATTTATGATGGTAGCTTTAACGGTTTTTTGACCGCCGTATTCGCAGGGTTCGAACAAAAATTGCCTTTTGCCGATATCCAAAAGGAACGTTTGGCGCAGAACGGACTTTTCTCCGAAACGGAGACCATTTTCACCAATATCGAATTGGCCAAAAGGGTTTGGAACGGTATAAAAAACCGAAGTAATATAGCCATCAAGAACATTTACTTTTCCTTTCTAAGTGGGGAAAGGAATATGGAGCCCCTACTCTATCAATACATCCGAAAAATAATGGGTTCCAAATACGTTGCATCCGACTTCTCCGATGCCTGCATTTTAAAAATCAGTCAGACGGCCCAAAAGGTACATAGGGAAAAGCACCGTATGGAGGCATTTGTTCGGTTTCAATTGACAAAGGACGGTATTTATTTTGCCAATATTGAACCTGATTTTGATGTACTCCCTTTGATTTCCAAACACTTTAAGGAGCGCTATGCGGACCAACCCTGGATTATTTATGACCTAAAGCGCAACTATGGTCTGTATTACGATCTTCATGGCGTTGAAATCATTACAATGGACCTTTCCAACGGTTTTGGCAACAGTATCCAAAAAAGTGCCGCAATGACGAACGAAGAGTATGACTATCAAGATTTGTGGAACAATTATTTCAAGAGTACCAATATCAAATCCCGTATCAACAAAAAACTACATACCCAACATATACCTAAGCGATACTGGAAATATTTGAGTGAAAAGAAGGAGGCGGTATAG
- a CDS encoding nuclear transport factor 2 family protein: MKSTITTFLIFTSLFSLAQTSEAEAVKATVDKFFTAFHAQDSVGLKTLVTPDIVLQTIGTGKKGETILRRENYSDLVKSIISIPDSVAFNEKLLDYSIQVDGAMANAWTPYEFWVNDSFSHCGVNSFQMVKLDGAWKIIYLIDTRRREGCEGQTN; encoded by the coding sequence TTGAAAAGCACTATAACAACTTTTTTGATTTTTACCTCCTTATTTTCCTTGGCACAAACCTCGGAAGCCGAGGCGGTGAAAGCGACCGTAGATAAATTCTTTACCGCTTTCCATGCCCAGGATTCTGTAGGATTGAAAACCTTGGTCACTCCTGATATTGTGCTGCAGACCATTGGCACAGGAAAGAAGGGCGAAACCATTCTTAGGAGGGAAAATTACAGCGACCTGGTTAAGTCCATAATAAGCATTCCGGATTCCGTTGCGTTCAACGAAAAACTTTTGGATTATTCCATTCAAGTGGACGGGGCCATGGCAAATGCGTGGACGCCTTACGAATTTTGGGTAAACGATTCCTTTAGCCATTGCGGAGTCAATTCCTTTCAGATGGTGAAACTTGATGGAGCTTGGAAGATTATTTATTTGATAGATACCCGAAGAAGGGAAGGCTGTGAAGGCCAGACAAACTAA